One part of the Tunicatimonas pelagia genome encodes these proteins:
- a CDS encoding M3 family oligoendopeptidase, translating into MNTDNIAIPEKKDRTLLPNDFTVTSWEALKPYYDNLLEREIKSAADLQQWFQDRSELEAVISEDLAWRYIKMTCDTTDNQLRESYTEFVTQIQPKISPVSNELNKKALASPYLDELKNLGGYPILIRELEKDAQIFREENIPLQTKAQNEAQNFGKISGAMTVKVNKQEVTLQQAANQLQSTDRKVRKKAYKKITKRRLEDKDPLNALFTKLISLRDKIGKNAGFDNYRDYKFTEMGRFDYALQDCLDFHKAVADEVVPMLNDLAKGRKLKLEVKRLRPWDKAVDPEGNHPLKPFSTGKELTQKTIEAFGSLDPYLGECIAVMREMGHLDLESRKGKAPGGYNYPLSETGVPFIFMNATSNLRDMVTMMHEGGHAVHSFLTRDLELTNFQHTPSEVAELASMAMELISMDYWHLFFEDEEDLKRAKREHLEQIIETLPWVATIDKFQHWVYENPDHNLKQRMVAWNRIFDTFSDNITDWSGLEEAKNHLWQKQLHLYEVPFYYIEYGFAQLGAIAVWKNYRDDPKKGLEGYKNALKLGYTKTIPEVYEAANIKFDFSPTYIKSLMNFVREELDKI; encoded by the coding sequence ATGAACACCGACAATATAGCTATCCCGGAAAAGAAAGATAGAACACTATTACCGAATGATTTTACCGTAACTTCTTGGGAGGCACTTAAGCCTTATTATGACAACCTGCTGGAACGTGAGATCAAATCTGCCGCTGACCTTCAGCAGTGGTTTCAGGACCGTAGCGAGCTGGAGGCGGTTATCTCGGAAGATTTAGCTTGGCGTTACATTAAAATGACGTGCGATACTACCGATAACCAGCTCCGAGAAAGCTACACCGAGTTTGTTACCCAAATCCAACCTAAGATTTCCCCGGTAAGTAACGAGCTAAATAAAAAAGCCTTGGCGAGTCCGTACTTGGATGAGCTAAAAAACCTGGGAGGTTACCCAATACTGATTCGGGAACTGGAAAAAGATGCTCAGATTTTCCGGGAAGAGAATATTCCGCTGCAAACCAAAGCCCAGAACGAAGCGCAGAATTTTGGAAAAATCTCCGGAGCCATGACGGTTAAGGTCAATAAGCAGGAAGTAACCCTGCAACAAGCCGCTAACCAGCTACAATCTACTGACCGCAAGGTGCGAAAGAAAGCCTACAAGAAAATTACCAAGCGCCGCCTGGAAGATAAAGACCCGCTGAACGCCTTGTTCACCAAACTCATTAGCCTACGCGACAAAATTGGTAAAAATGCCGGTTTTGATAACTACCGCGACTATAAGTTTACCGAAATGGGACGGTTTGATTATGCCCTACAAGACTGCTTGGATTTTCATAAAGCAGTAGCCGACGAGGTAGTACCCATGCTTAACGATTTAGCTAAGGGCCGTAAGCTCAAGCTAGAAGTAAAACGGCTGCGCCCCTGGGATAAAGCCGTTGACCCTGAGGGAAATCATCCCCTCAAGCCATTCTCAACCGGTAAAGAGCTTACTCAGAAAACGATTGAAGCCTTCGGTAGCTTAGACCCTTATTTGGGAGAGTGTATTGCAGTTATGCGCGAGATGGGTCATTTGGATTTAGAATCGCGCAAGGGAAAAGCCCCCGGTGGTTACAACTATCCATTATCCGAAACTGGCGTACCGTTTATTTTTATGAACGCTACCTCCAACTTGCGCGATATGGTCACCATGATGCACGAAGGTGGGCACGCGGTGCATTCGTTCTTAACTCGCGATTTGGAGCTTACCAATTTCCAGCATACTCCTTCTGAAGTGGCAGAGCTGGCTTCTATGGCGATGGAATTGATTTCGATGGATTATTGGCATCTGTTTTTCGAAGATGAAGAAGATTTGAAGCGGGCTAAACGAGAGCATCTGGAACAAATTATTGAAACATTACCCTGGGTAGCTACCATCGATAAATTTCAGCATTGGGTGTACGAAAACCCAGATCATAATTTAAAGCAGAGAATGGTGGCGTGGAACCGAATATTTGATACCTTCTCGGATAATATTACCGACTGGAGTGGACTGGAAGAAGCTAAAAATCATCTATGGCAAAAACAGCTTCACCTGTACGAAGTACCGTTCTACTACATTGAGTACGGCTTTGCCCAGCTAGGGGCTATTGCGGTTTGGAAAAACTACCGAGATGATCCGAAGAAAGGATTGGAAGGTTATAAAAACGCGCTGAAGCTAGGCTACACCAAAACAATTCCCGAAGTGTACGAAGCGGCTAATATCAAATTTGACTTTAGTCCAACCTACATTAAATCACTGATGAACTTTGTGCGGGAAGAGCTGGATAAGATATGA
- a CDS encoding response regulator — MKKILYVEDDRINAFVLTKLLEDQFEIVVVVDGEKCLNQIQKQQYDLILMDINLGQGKMDGVQTMQKLKEMPAYQSTPVFAVTSYANPGDREKFLHQGFDAYFSKPVDKARIVEAITNYD, encoded by the coding sequence ATGAAAAAGATACTGTACGTAGAAGATGATAGAATAAATGCCTTCGTTCTCACAAAGTTGTTAGAGGATCAGTTTGAAATAGTGGTAGTGGTTGACGGAGAAAAGTGCTTGAATCAAATACAAAAGCAACAGTATGATCTTATACTGATGGATATTAATTTGGGTCAGGGAAAGATGGACGGGGTGCAAACCATGCAGAAGCTAAAAGAAATGCCCGCTTACCAAAGTACTCCGGTATTTGCCGTCACCTCCTACGCCAACCCCGGCGACCGGGAAAAGTTTCTGCATCAGGGCTTTGATGCCTATTTCTCTAAACCGGTAGATAAGGCACGTATTGTAGAAGCAATAACCAACTATGATTAA
- a CDS encoding sensor histidine kinase, which produces MVRFLRSIEIVSHFLIILSTINLYIALLITYQQVESLSYVFGISNIIYALYFLGRRWAVVYTLLNILPILSCEYLFHHGFKLPVAPLTMTSISFSERYMTLLTGLVLIILQLWSFRLSFRMSAEGLEKALQKQKHFTQQYMVLSQELAVAKEKAEEASRLKSNFLANMSHEIRTPLNGILGINQLLEAEIQDARIQEYLTIQRQSSERLMSTMSSILRLSHIETEKAVIEMTPIAIHSIIQENIAVLQTVASQKGVDLHFAPCSESLLCEADRDALNQILISIVDNAIKFTDKGEVVIETGVKKEDALFIKVKDMGRGISPKFRTQMFLPFTQESTGHGREFEGTGLGLCIAQKYCELLGGTISVESVPGKGSTFEIILPLLRNEIEKIEV; this is translated from the coding sequence ATGGTTAGATTTCTCCGATCTATTGAAATCGTTAGCCACTTCTTAATTATTTTATCTACAATCAACCTATATATCGCCCTGCTCATTACCTATCAACAGGTGGAGAGCCTTTCTTACGTGTTTGGGATATCCAATATTATTTACGCACTCTATTTTTTGGGACGTCGCTGGGCGGTAGTTTACACGCTGCTCAACATACTTCCCATATTAAGTTGCGAGTATTTATTTCATCACGGATTTAAACTTCCGGTAGCACCACTGACAATGACATCAATTTCATTTTCTGAACGATATATGACATTGCTAACCGGATTAGTGTTGATTATCTTACAACTTTGGAGTTTCAGGTTGTCGTTTCGTATGTCAGCTGAAGGGCTGGAAAAAGCGTTGCAAAAGCAGAAGCATTTCACTCAGCAGTACATGGTATTAAGCCAGGAGCTGGCCGTTGCAAAAGAAAAAGCTGAAGAAGCGAGTCGGCTCAAGTCAAACTTTTTGGCAAATATGTCGCACGAAATCCGCACTCCGCTAAACGGTATTTTGGGGATCAATCAACTTTTAGAGGCTGAGATTCAAGATGCTCGCATTCAGGAGTATCTCACAATACAACGGCAAAGTAGCGAGCGTCTTATGAGTACCATGAGTAGCATTTTGCGTCTGTCGCACATTGAAACCGAGAAGGCAGTGATAGAAATGACCCCCATTGCTATTCACTCGATCATTCAAGAAAATATAGCTGTCTTACAAACAGTGGCTAGTCAGAAAGGTGTCGATTTACACTTTGCCCCGTGTTCAGAATCACTTCTGTGTGAGGCTGACAGAGACGCGCTCAATCAGATACTAATCAGCATAGTAGACAACGCTATTAAATTTACTGATAAGGGAGAGGTAGTGATAGAAACCGGGGTGAAGAAAGAAGATGCTTTATTCATTAAAGTGAAAGACATGGGGCGGGGTATTTCGCCTAAATTTAGAACGCAGATGTTTCTTCCCTTTACTCAAGAAAGCACCGGGCACGGACGTGAGTTTGAAGGAACAGGTTTGGGGCTTTGTATTGCCCAAAAATATTGTGAACTTTTGGGGGGAACTATCTCCGTAGAAAGCGTACCGGGGAAGGGTAGTACTTTTGAGATCATATTGCCGCTATTACGAAATGAGATTGAGAAAATAGAAGTATGA